A region of the Desulfobacter postgatei 2ac9 genome:
GTTCTTATGGCTTTCGACCGAAACGGTCTGCCCATGATGCAGTAGACGCAATAAGCGAAGCATTGCTGACAGGGCATCGTCAAGTTGTAGATGCTGATTTATCCAAATACTTTGACACCATTCCGCACTCAAAACTGCTTACAGTAGTTGCGACGAGAATTGCAGACAAGGAGATACTATCCTTAATCAAGCAATGGCTCAAAGCGCCGGTTGTCGAACAGGATGGAAACAAGCATCGAATAATTGGTGGAGGCAAGAAGAATCGGTTAGGCACCCCACAGGGAGGAGTTATTTCACCACTCCTGGCAAATCTGTATCTTCATCTTCTTGACAGAATATGGGAACGCCATGACCTGCCCCGTTTTTACGGGGGGCGACTGGTGAGATATGCCGATGACTTTGTGATACTCTGTAAAGGTAAAATAGACGCACCGATACAAATGGTGAAGATGGTTCTGGATAGATGCGAACTCAGGCTCAATGATCAGAAAACCAAGATAATCAATGCCTATCAAGATAGCTTTGATTTCCTTGGGTTCCGATTTCAAATGAGACGCAGCCCCCGAAGCGGGAAGTGGTACCCACACACTGAGCCATCCAAACGCTCGGAAGAGCGCATCAAGGCAACGGTGAAAAGGTTAACTCACCGCCGAAGAACACCGGTATCGGTGCCGGACTTGATTGATGAGATCAACTATGCGACCCAAGGCTGGTCAGCTTACTTTCACTACCAGCACAGCACGAAAGTGATGGCTCGGGTCAAATGGTTTACCGAAGAAAGGGTCCGTAAGCATTTATGCGTACGGCATAAAGTTCGTACCAGGACAAATGGGTATAAACGGTTTTCTACAGATTTTCTGTACAACAAGTTGTATTTGTATAGAATCCCAACTTACGCAAAGTGGAAAAGGGCGCAAGCCTTACAATGAAGAACATCGGAAAGCCGTGTACGGGAGAACCGTATGCACGGTTTGATGAGGGAGCACTGAGGATGCAAGGCCTTTGGAACACGTAGTAGCCGCGTGCGGCAAGGCGTCTCGAATATAAAAAGGGCTGAAGAAACCGGCCGAATCAGTGCTCTACTCTACCCCGATTCCTTTACGGTATTGCGATTTATTATTTTATTTCATTTTCCGCGATAATGTTCCTCACATGCGCCACATGCTCGCGATTTGTTTTGAAAGATCGCACTAACCTACCGCTTTCAATCTTATTCGTGATTTCCTTAACTTCTGCTTCGGATAACAATGGTTTGGTTTTAGATTTAATATAGCGGAGATATCCGCCACCATATGTGACATTCTCCGGCATGTCTGTTTTGAAAGTACTATCGCCAATGAATACTATGACAGAATGAATTTGTTGATCGTTTAGATCTAACAAGGCTTCTATAGTTTTGATATGTTTGTAATTCTGGTGGAGGGGATTTTGAAACTTGCGGGTATGTTTATATATTTTCTGTGTCCACGTTTTTTGATTTGGATTTCCGAATATCCAGCCTTTCATATTTTTTGTTTCTACTACAAAAACACCGAATTTTGAAACGATAATGTGGTCTATCTGAGTAGTGCCGTCTTCCGTGGGAAGAGTTACGTTTTTAATGAGATGATATTGTTCTTTGTCCAGGAATATTTTGGCACTGACATTAATAATAAATTCTCCCAAAATTCCTTTGAACCATGGCGTTTTCAATACCCTTAAGACAATGAAAATAGGTATGAAATACCAAAATTTTCCAAGCAGTTGTAAGATAAGTGTAGATGATTCCATTGATCTCCTTTATTTTTACATAATCGCGGTGCTGACTGCGTCCGGCACCGCGATTCACGGCGGCGGAGCCGCCGTGAACGTTCCGGCTCACCGGACCCGCGCTGTTTGTGGATTCTGTTTATTCCTTTTATATTTTGCAATTCAGTTTTCATTTTTCCAAAGTAGAATGGGCTCCAAGTTTTAAAATTAGAATGATTTAAGCGATTACACCCGGTCATTACAAAAACAGAATCAAGATAAAATAGAGATTAACCCCGATTGATTTCGTATCACTAACCAGGATAAATGTCTATCATGGAAACCCTTATTTTTTGATGTTTTTTATGTTGTTTGAGAATCAATTTATGGAGATTCACCTTCCCGATGCGTTATTCATGCCGCAAAGCGTCAATGGGATCCATGCGGGCTGCCTTCAGGGCCGGAAAATACCCGAAAACAACCCCCACAGCCGCAGAGAAGAAAAACGCAATAATGATGATGGAGAGGTCCGGGACAAAGGGAATCGCCAGCATTTTTGCGGCACCAAAGGAGGCTGCCAGGGCCAGGATGATACCGAAAATACCGCCAAAGGAGGAGAGTACCACGGATTCCACTAAAAACTGGAGCAGCACTTCGTGCTCATAGGCGCCGATGGCCAGGCGGATGCCGATTTCCCGGGTGCGCTCGGTCACGGATACCAGCATGATGTTCATGATACCGATGCCTCCGACCAGAAGGCTGACCGCAGCCACGGCACCAAGCAGGGCGGTCATGGTTTTGGTGGTGGAGGTGAGCATGGTGGCAAGCTCCTTGGTGTCCATGATCCTGAAATTGTCCTCTTCATTATCCGATAGATGCCGGCGTTTTCTCAAAAGCGACTGGATGGCGGCTGACGCCGTAGTGGTGGAGGCGTCGCTTTTTACTGCCACCTGGATAAAGGGGATGTCCTTGTTGCCTGAAAAACGGCGCTGGACCGCTTTCATGGGCATGATCACACAATCATCCTGGTCCCGGCCCATGGAGGAGTTGCCCTTGGCCTCTAAAAGGCCTATGATCTGACAGGATACCTTGCCCAGTCGAAGTTTCTGCCCCACAAGGTCCCCGTCCCCAAACAGGTTTTCCCTGATGGTGTCCCCCACCACACACACGGTTCGTCCGGAGTTGATCTCATTTTCGGAAAAAGTTCGTCCGGCTTTCATGGTCCAGTTGCGTACCGTAAAAAAATCGTTGGTAGTGCCGGTAATGGTGGTGCTCCAGTTCTGGTTGCCCACCACGGCCACGGCAGATGCGGATACGGACGGGGCCACACCGGCCAGATCAGTGATATGCTGTTCAATGGCCTGGACATCTTTAATGGAAAAACTGGGCGCGGTCGAGGCCGCGCCGGGGCCATGGCGCTGGCCCGGGCTAATGAGAAGTACATTGGTGCCCATGGCGGCGATCTGCTGGGTCACCTGGGCCGTGGTGCCGTTGCCGATGGTCACAAGGGTGATCACGGCCGCCACGCCGATAATGATGCCTAAAATGGTGAGCACCGAGCGCATGACATTGCGCCGGATGCCCCGCAAAGCCAGGATAAAAGTGTTCCAGATCATCGGTCCTGACCTCCTTTTACTGCCGGGGCATGCCCGTTTTCAATGTCTGCCACCTGGCCGTCCACAAAGTAAACAATTCGGTCCGAGTATGCGGCCATATCTGATTCATGGGTGATCATGACCACGGTGATTTTCTGTTCCCGGTTCAATTGTTTTAAAAGTTCCATGATCTCGTGGCTTCTGGCCATGTCCAGGTTGCCCGTGGGTTCGTCGGCAAACAATACCGACGGGGTGGTGGCGATGGCCCGGGCAATGGCCACCCGCTGCTGCTGTCCCCCGGAAAGCTCGCCGGGGGTGTGGGCTTCGCGTCCTGCAAGCCCCACCTGTTCGAGAGCCTTGCGCGCCAGCGCTTTGCGTTCTTTAGGCGGTATGCCCCTGTACACCAGGGGCAGTTCCACATTTTCCATGGCCGTGGTCCGGTTCAACAGGTTGAATCCCTGGAATACAAAGCCCAGGTAAAATCTGCGCAGGGTGGCCAGTTGTTTGCGGCTCATATGGCTGACTTCCACCCCGCCAAAGGTGTACTGGCCCGATGTGGGGGTATCCAGGCATCCAAGGATGTTCATGCAGGTGGATTTGCCCGAGCCTGACGGCCCCATCACCGAAATAAATTCCCCGGAGTCAATGGTCAGGTCAATGCCGCGCAGCGCAAAGATCCTGGCTTCGTTGCTGCCGTAGGCCTTGGTGACCCGGGTCAGGGAGATCAAAGGGTGTCCTTTTTCAGCCATGGCGTCATTTGCCCTTTGTGGTTGCGGAAACAATCACCTCAGAGCCCCGGGTGATCTCGCCTTCCAGAATCTGGGTGTTGATGCCATCACTTAAGCCTGTTTTTACAGGTACAGGCCTTGGCCGCTTGTTTTTGTCCAGAATCCATATGGTATCCTGGTTATTGCCGCCTGTGATGGTGACATGTTTGGCCGACCGGTCGCCGCGCCTGGGCGGGCCGGGCATGAACATCCTTAACAGCGATGGGCTGCTTTTGTTCTCTTCGGGCTTGGGCATTGAGAATCTCAGGGCGCCACTGGGTACGGACAATACCTGGTCGGCCTGCTTAACAATAATGTCTGCCGTGGCCGTCATGCCCGGGCGCAAAGCTAAATCGGCGTTGTCACAGGTCATGATGGTTTCATAGGTCACCACTCCGTCCGTGGTGGTGGCATTGAACCGAACTTGCAGTATTTTTGCTTCAAATTTGCGTTTGGGATAGGCATCCACGGTAAAGCGGGCGTCAAGTCCCTCCTTGACCACACCGATGTCTGCTTCATCCACATCCACGTTCAGCTTCATTTGGGTTAAATCTTCTGCCAGGGTAAACAGCACCGGGGCCTCAAATGAGGCGGCCACGGTGGCGCCCTTTTCAATCTCCCGGGTCAGGACCACGCCGTTTACGGGGGAGATGATATCCGCCTTGGACAATTCGGTTAAGGTGCTGTCCAAAGATGCCTGGACCTCTGCGACACTTGCCTCGGCCATGGCGCGGTCGGCCAGGGCCCGGGTGTAGTTGGCCCGGGCTTGATCCATATCGGTCTGGGCCGGCATCTTGCCGCCGCTCAATTCCCGGACTTTTTTCAGGTTTTTTAATTTCCGGTCGGTCTCTTCCACCGTGGCCTGGGCCTGGCGCACCGATGCCCGGGCCGATGCCAGAGATGCCCTGCTTTTGCGCACCTGGGCCTGCAGATCCGTGATATCGAGCCGGGCCAGGAGCTGGCCTACGGTGACCCGGTCATTGTAATCCACAAAAACCTCCTGGATGGTGCCGGATAATTCACTGCCCACCTCCACCTCATTGGTGGGTTCCAGGGTGCCAGTGGCGGAAACCGTTACGTGAATATCGGTGATTGCGGCCGGAGATGTCTTAAACGTGATGCCTGGATCCACCCCCATACCGTCGTCCGGTCGGCCTTTGGGCCCCAGAAGAAAATATGCCCCTGCTGCAGCGACAATCAGAATAAAAAGAATTATAAAGATACGCTTTTTGCCTTTTTTTCGGGGACCGGTGTTTTTTAATGTGGCATTGATATCATCGGTTAAATCCATGTGAACTCCAGAGATGTTAGGGGGTTGACTCTATTTGAGACTTGTTTTGTCCGCCTTTTGAGGCGTCGGATGCGATCGGGGTCCAACCCCCGCCAAGGACCTTGTAAAGGGTGATCAGGTTGGAGACACACCTCCCTTGGCTTGTGGCAAGATCACTTTCATAAGATAATACGGTCTGCTGGGATGTCAGCACGGTGGTGAAATCAATCAGGCCGGATTCGTATTTCTTTTTGGCCAGGTTTTCGGCAATCAGGGCCTGTTGGGCGGCAACCGTCAGGTGTTCCAGCCGGATCTGTTCCTTGGCATAGGCCACCAGGGAATTTTCCACCTCTTCCAGGGCGGACAGGATAGCTGTTTCGTACTGGATTAGGGCCTGTTTCTGCAAAGAGTTCTGGACCTCGATATTTTTACGGATGCTGCCTGCGTCAAACAGGGTCTGGGACAGGCTTGCGGCCAGGGATCGCGCCCAGTGGGATGGATCTAAGGTATTGTCAATGAGTGCGGCAGGACTTAGGGCATCCACACCAATGGAGCCGGACAGGGTCAGTTTGGGGTAAAGGTCTGCCGTGGCCACCCCGACCTGGGCGGTCTGCGCAACGAGTTCGTATTCGGCCTCTCTGATATCGGGTCGTCTTCGCAGGGTATCTGCGGGAAGACCCACGGCAATGGTCGCCGGTAAAGCGGGCAGGGGGCGGGGCGATGCCAGTTTTTTCTTCAGGGTGCCGGGGGCAAGACCCGAGAGTACGGCCACCCGGTTCATGGCGTCGGACAGGGTGGATTCAAGGGCCGGAATCTGGGCTTTTGCGTTTTCCAGGCTGTACCGGGCCTGGTGGATATCCAGTTCATCGGTCAGGCCTGCCTGGTTCTGCCACTGGGTGAGCTGGAAGGATTCAGCTTGGGAGTCAATGCTCTGCCGGACCACATTCAGGCGTATCTGGGCCGTGCGTACATTAATATAACTGTCTGCAAGATCCGCCACAAGACTGACCAAGGCGTCCCGCAGCGCCTCCTGTTTGGCTGAAAGCGTTGCGTCAGCAGCTTCAATGGCGCGCTGGATCCGCCCGAACAGGTCAATTTCCCAGCTTGCATCCAGGCCGGCGCTGTAAGATTTTGTAGTGGTGCCGGTGCCGTCCTCATTGCTGGTGCCGGTCCAGGAGGCCCCGCCCGATGCATTGACGGTGGGCAGCCTGTCTGCCTCTTCAATTCCCTTGAGCAGCCGGTACTGGCGAATGCGCTCCAGGGCGAGTTTTACATCCAGGTTGTTTTGAACCGCACGGGAAATCAGCTCCGTAAGCACCGGGTCGTCGAGTACCGTCCACCATTGCGCCAGCTGTTCAGGGGCCACCGGTGCTTGGGCCAACCCCTTTTGCATAGGGGCATGCCAGGATCCTTCAGGGAAAAGATCCGGCGGTTTGTAGTCCGGTCCCACGGCTTTGCAGCCTGTGAAAAGGGTAATAAAAATAAAAATCAGACAGATGTCTGACCAGGGGGTGTCTGACAGAAAAAAAAAGCGTTTTGGCATGAACCAAATCCTTTGGCGTTGAAAGCCTTAAAAATAAAGACAGAGACCGCTTCCGATTGACGCATGGTAAGAATAATGGAGCCGGATTATACCGTCAATGTTTTTTGGCAAAGGCGTATACTTTTAAATATTTTTTGACAAACTTTGTGCAGTATGAAAAAAGAACATTTTTTGAATATAGTTAGTTCATCATTACTTTATGGTGATTGCTACGAATCACTCAGGTTATTAATCCTAAAAGGAGAAAAAATGAAAAAAAATTATTGTAGCTGCTTTGGCGTTCGCCCTGGTGACAGGTTCTGCGTATGCAGCAGATTTGTATGAAGCCGCCGCAATTGCTGCCGAAGTAAAAGTAACATGGGTGTTGATAGTGCCGCTGGATACCAAGGACTGGCCATTTATGACGGTAATAAGGTTTACGAGTGTGAATCCATTGGCGGTACCATTGGTGTGACTTTCGTAGTTAATGACATGCTCACCCTTGAAGCCGGTTATGGTTATATCTATGATGAAATTGATGATAATGCTTGGACCGGAAGCGAAAGTAATATTGCTCAGTCCTATTATTTGCAGACTCCCATTACCCTGGCTCCGGGTGTTACGGTTACCCCTGAAGTCGGTATGATTGATGAGAGAGAAACCGGTGAGGATGAAACTTTCTACTTCGGTGCAGCTTGGGCAATCGCATTCTAAATTAAAAAATTTAACTTTATTCAAAATCCCCATTGTCTGTTTTTATATCAGTATGTTATTAGAGTCGTGGAAGTTTATATATTTGCTGGTTACCCCTATGGAATGATTGCTTGCTGACGGGCGTTTCCCGTTAAAAATAATTAATTGACGAATAATACCCTTAAATCATTAAACAAAACCAAATAAGGAGAGATTATGGGACTCAAAGAAGAACTGGAAGAGAAAGCGGAAAGCTGTGATTCACCGGAAGAATATATTGGTGTGGCCAAAGAGATTATAGCAGGCCTGGATGACAAGGACTGGGCGGTTGAACTGATGGAAGCGGGTGCTGAATGGGCCCAGACCTATGATGAGGCCGTGGTTTACGCCGAGGCGGCCAAAGAGATTATCGGTGACGATGATGTGGTGGGCAATTTTCTTTCCAACGCCAAAATGCTGTGCATGAGTGCGGCAGATTTCATCGGCCTTGGCTCTGCTGCAGGTAAACTTGGCCTGGAGGATATGGCCAAGGAGATGAATGAGGCTGCCATGGGCAAATGCACCAAGCTCACCGACTTCCTCAATCTGAGCAACCAGCTGATAAAAACCGATCCGGACATGGCCAAACAGGTTATGGACAAGGCTTTTGCAAAATGTACCAAACCGGAAGATTTTGTATCCTTTGCCAAATCCATCCTGGACAGCACCAAGGATAAGGATCAGGCCAAGGAGATTTACGAAAAAGGCATCGCTGCCGCCACTACGGCTGACGGATTCAGCGCCCTTGCCGCAGGCGCAATAAAAGATCTCGGTGATAAGGATTTTGCCCGGGCCATTTATGAAAAAGCGGTTGGGTCTCTGGAAAAAGGGGATGAACTGCTCAAGTTTGCGGTAATCGTCAAGGAACAGCTCGATGACAAGGAATTTACTTTGTCTGTATATAAGAAAGCAGAAGCCCAGTATACAAAGTTTGATGAATACCTCAAACTGGCCAAGGCAAGTTTCGAGAATACCGGTGAGAAAGCCTTTGCTTCAGGTGTTTACCAGAAAGCCGCCGCCACTAATCCCGACTGTACACAGCTGGTTTCCATGGCACTGGCCATGGCCAAGGATTTGGGTGATACCGCTGCTGCCCTGCCTGTATTGAAACAGGCCCAGGCTGCCGTGAAAAATAATGCGGATTTCCTTAAAACTGCTGGCGCCATTCTTGAGGTGGCCAAGGATGACAAAGCATGGACAGACGCCATTGCTTTTCAGAAAGCCAAACGTGAAGAGTTCGGAAAACTGTACGATGATTTTGCCCTCCAGGAAAATGAGATCAAAACTTGTGCACCCATGCGTATCCTGGCCGGTGAAGTGGTTAAAGAGACCGGTGATACCTTTTATGCAGCCAAACTGTACAAAAAGTCCGAAAAACTTACCATTCATTTCAGCGACTTCATCAAGCTGGCTGCCGCCATCCATGGTGATCTTAAGGATACGGAATGGATCAAAGAGATCTATACGGCACTTCTGGACAAATGCAAGAGCTTTGGTGATTACAACACCCTGACCAATGCCATCCAGGATACTCTTGGGGACAGCGCCTGGGTAAAACAGATCTATGCCGGCTTAGAGACAAAGGCTGCCGGCAACGGCGATCTCATCAAGCTTGCCGCTGTAGCCATTGAGAAGTTTAAGGACAAAGCGTGGGCACAAAAACTTGTGGGTGCCGTAGCCGGCAAGGCCAAGACCGTTTACGACTATACCTTTGCAGGCAGTGCTACCCTCAAGTTGCTTGAAAACAGGGACGGGGCTTTGGCGCTGTATAAATCTGCCGAAGGCCTTTGCCGTACCAAGCAGGATTATGCCGGTCTGGTGGCGTTGGTTAAACAGCAGACTGCCGACAAGAGCATGCTTTCAGAACTGTTGGTCCTGGGTCGCCAGAAATTGACCGAATTCAGTGACCAGCTCTTTTTGGCTGAAACCTTTTTGATCGACGCCCAGGATGCAGAGAACGCGGCTGCTGTGTATGAAGATGCCGAGCGCAATGCCTTGACCAATGATACATTGTCTCAGTTAGGCACCAGCGTTAAAGGTCGTCTGGGTGATGACAAATGGGCATCCCGAATTTTGGCAAAAATCAGATAAAGTTATGATAGAAAAACTTTTTTATTGACAAATTATAGAATTATGGTAGGTTATTTTTAACGCCAATTTTGAATTCGAAAAAACTGGCTGAATAACCTTCTTAGTATCCTTAAGAAATCAGCCGTCGGAGTTGCCTCCCGACGGCTGATTTCTTTTTTGTAGATGCCCCGGGTGAAAAAGGGTTACCTTTTTACCCGGGGCTGTATCAATGATTATTCGTTCTCGGATGTGGTATTGAGCTGGGCCTTAATGGCGTTGAGCTCCTCTTCCAGCATCCTGGCCCTCTCCTGGAGCGCAACTTCATTTGAAGGCCCGGGAACAGGGACACCAGCAAAACCAAATCCACGCCCCATACCACGACCGCCACCGCCAAATCCACGGCCACATCCCCGACCGCCATATCCGGCTCCATAACCTGCACCATATCCGACACCGGCCATGTTGCGGTTTCCGCAAATACCCAGACCCCTTCCAGTCATGGGTCCCAATCCTTGTGGTCCTCTCTGATTAAATCCTGGCATGATGTTTTCTCCTTTCATTTTTATTTTACCAGGGTTTTTCACCCTGTCTGTTAAGGGAGCCGGCTGCATCTTCAACGGCCTGCTCCCCGGATTTTGTAATATCTTCTCCCACTGACTTTGATCAGGTTATTTCAACTAACTTTACGTCTTCCTCCATAATTTGTCTGAGTGCTGGCTTGTTGTTTTTTTTTGTTTTGATCATTTGACCATAATATAGGTCGTTATGCTGTGCTGTCAATAAAAAATAATGGTCAAATGATCATTTGTGGTCTTTGCCGACAATGTCCATGATCGGTTTTTCCATTATTTAAAAAAAGAGCTGGACTGGCTTCGTGAACCTAATTGAGTAACGACATCAATGAACAAATAGGCCGGTCATAAAAATTTAGAACATTCGGATGTAAAAGTAATGTAAATCTCAAATAGGTTTTATCATTTAATTCACCCCGAAGATCACGAAGGAGAGGAAGTTTAAGTCCCTGATATCTTCGTGAACTTCGGCTCCTTCGTGGTAAAAAAAACAAGAAAATAGATTAAAAAAAGCTATATTCGGTTACCCTGTTCTGGTGAACAAAGCATCTTGACACAGGGGGATACTTTGAGTAATTTGTGAGCAAACGTTTAACAAGGAGGACGATTCATGCAAGATTCAACTCCGTTCCAAGCTCAGGACCTTACCCCTGATATGCAGAAAACCCAACTGATCGACATGTTTACCCGTATTGTTGTCCACTACGGCCTCTGGTTCAATGAGGTTCAGCACCAGATGGGGATGGAAAAGGCACTTACCGCGCTGGATAAGGCCACACAATCTTCAATTGCAAGCCTCATGAAACATCTGTCCCTCACCTTGGGATTTGAGCTGGACCAGGGCATGCCCAAAGCGGTGATGTCTCTGGATGACGCTACAACTGAAAAATTAATGGCAGCCGTGGGAAAAGCCTGGCTGGCCAATGACGGGGTCTGGTTTCAGGCTGTGGAGTTTGAGCACGGCATGAACGATGCCAAACGGTGCAATGACTCCTGCTGGGCCCGTTTTTCCCCCTTCGAAGCCCACCGCATAAAAAATATTCTGGGTCTGGGCAGACATCCTGGACTTGAGGGGTTGAAAAAAGCGCTGAATTTGAGGATGTACGCATTTATCAACGAGCAGAGCATTGTAGAGGAAACTTCCGACAGTTTTATTTTTCAGATGAATGAATGCAGGGTCCAGCGGGCAAGGATGCGCAAGGGTCTGGATGATTATCCCTGCAAGTCCGGCGGTCTTGTTGAATACGCCCGTTTTGCCGAAGGCGTTGATGACAGAATTAAAACCGAATGCATCGGGTGCCCGCCGGATCCACATCCTGAAACGTGGTTTTGCGCATGGCGATTTACCCTGACACCGTGATGTTTTAATCCCGGTGTCTTAGGTTTCTTCAGTTTGAGAAAAACAGTCAAATAAACAAATAACTTATACAACTATAAAATTTTAAGAAGAAATAGGAATTATGGGAGTCACTTCCGACAAAATTCAGGAATTAAGGCAGAAAGAGAAAAAGATCAAGGCCATGGGCGGTGAAAAAGCCCTGGCTAAACGGCGTGAGCAAGGCGTTCTTAACGCCAGGCAGCGTCTTAACCTGCTGTTTGACGCCGGAACCTTCAGGGAACTGGACATGTTTGTGACCCATCGGTGTACCAATTTTGGCATGGAAACCAAGGAAATTCCCGCAGACGGTGTAATCACCGGTCATGGAAAGGTGGATGGTCGTCTGGTCTTTGCCTATGCCCAGGATTTTACGGCCTCAGCCGGATCCCTGGGCGAAATGCAGGCTAAAAAGATATGTAAAGTAATGGATCTGGGGATAAAAGCCGGCGCACCTGTTATCGGCATGAACGATTCCGGGGGTGCCCGGATTCAGGAGGGGATTGACGCCTTGTCCGGTTACGGCGAAATATTTTTTCGTAACTCTGCGGCTTCGGGTGTGATTCCGCAGATTTCGGCTATCATGGGCCCCACGGCCGGCGGGGCAGTCTATTCTCCGGCCATGACCGATTTTATCTTTATGGTCAAGGAATCTTCCTATATGTTCATCACCGGGCCCAACGTTATCAAGGCGGTCACCGGCGAGGAAATTTCCTTCGAGGCGCTTGGCGGTGCCATGACCCATAACGAAAAGTCCGGGGTAGCCCAGTTCGCATGTGAGTCTGATGAAGACTGTATTGAACAGATCAAGCAGCTTTTATCATTCCTGCCGTCCAACAACATGGAAGATCCCCCGATCAAACCCACGGACGATTCACCGTATCGCATGGCCCCGGTCCTTGATACCATTATTCCGGACAAATCCAACCAGGCATATGATGTCAAACAGGTCATTGCCGCCATCGTGGATGACGGCTACTTTTT
Encoded here:
- a CDS encoding acyl-CoA carboxylase subunit beta, giving the protein MGVTSDKIQELRQKEKKIKAMGGEKALAKRREQGVLNARQRLNLLFDAGTFRELDMFVTHRCTNFGMETKEIPADGVITGHGKVDGRLVFAYAQDFTASAGSLGEMQAKKICKVMDLGIKAGAPVIGMNDSGGARIQEGIDALSGYGEIFFRNSAASGVIPQISAIMGPTAGGAVYSPAMTDFIFMVKESSYMFITGPNVIKAVTGEEISFEALGGAMTHNEKSGVAQFACESDEDCIEQIKQLLSFLPSNNMEDPPIKPTDDSPYRMAPVLDTIIPDKSNQAYDVKQVIAAIVDDGYFFEPHQYFARNIVICFARLNGRPIGIIANQPMVMAGCLDIDASDKATRFIRFCDAFNIPMLTIADVPGYLPGSNQEWGGVIRHGAKLLWCYSEATVPKLLLITRKDYGGSYIAMCSKHLGADMAFAWPMAEVAVMGAEGAANVIHAREIKNAEDPAAMRRQKIDEYNTQFSNPYCAAARGYVDAVIVPSETRPRLIDALEAVANKREFRPAKKHGNIPV
- a CDS encoding DUF6125 family protein, whose product is MQDSTPFQAQDLTPDMQKTQLIDMFTRIVVHYGLWFNEVQHQMGMEKALTALDKATQSSIASLMKHLSLTLGFELDQGMPKAVMSLDDATTEKLMAAVGKAWLANDGVWFQAVEFEHGMNDAKRCNDSCWARFSPFEAHRIKNILGLGRHPGLEGLKKALNLRMYAFINEQSIVEETSDSFIFQMNECRVQRARMRKGLDDYPCKSGGLVEYARFAEGVDDRIKTECIGCPPDPHPETWFCAWRFTLTP
- a CDS encoding DUF5320 domain-containing protein yields the protein MPGFNQRGPQGLGPMTGRGLGICGNRNMAGVGYGAGYGAGYGGRGCGRGFGGGGRGMGRGFGFAGVPVPGPSNEVALQERARMLEEELNAIKAQLNTTSENE